One window of Nicotiana tomentosiformis chromosome 11, ASM39032v3, whole genome shotgun sequence genomic DNA carries:
- the LOC138901534 gene encoding uncharacterized protein yields MARKMRSFKHSLKNMQVLSGQKSVCYSDLCLFPNVHLPAGSKMPKFKKYDGHGDPIAHLKGYCNQLRGAGGKEELLMAYFGESLIGIAFENSLSNLKKKSTESFCKYAIRWREQAAGVKPPMDEAKMVTVFLQAQKADYFQNMMSVMDKPFSEAIKIGEMVENGLKMGRILSQDALKATSQAIQNGSGGLANRKMRRREP; encoded by the exons ATGGCTCGGAAGATGAGAAGCTTTAAACATAGCTTGAAAAACATGCAAGTCTTGAGCGGCCAAAAAAGTGTTTGCTATTCGGATTTGTGCTTGTTTCCCAATGTTCATTTACCTGCTGGTTCCAAAATGCCAAAGTTCAAAAAATATGACGGACACGGGGACCCAATCGCCCATTTAAAGGGATACTGCAATCAGCTGAGAGGGGCTGGTGGGAAAGAAGAGCTTCTAATGGCCTACTTCGGAGAAAGCTTAATAGGAATCGCCTTCGA AAACTCCTTGTCCAATTTGAAGAAGAAATCCACAGAAAGTTTTTGCAAGTATGCTATCAGATGGCGTGAGCAAGCCGCCGGAGTAAAACCTCCGATGGACGAAGCAAAAATGGTTACAGTCTTCCTACAAGCCCAAAAGGCTGATTACTTTCAGAATATGATGTCAGTTATGGACAAGCCATTTTCTGAGGCTATCAAGATTGGGGAGATGGTAGAGAACGGTCTGAAAATGGGACGGATTTTGAGTCAAGACGCCTTAAAAGCTACATCACAAGCCATACAGAATGGATCAGGGGGTTTGGCTAATCGCAAAATGAGGAGGAGGGAGCCATAA